The genome window tatgAGATTAAGgtttcttttccccatttctatTGGTTTGGAAGCTGTTGAATCTCATTCTAACTTGTattgattcttaattttttaacaatCATGCATGATTagtctaaaattaatattttatcccCCCCGCCCCAAAACAGTCCAGGGAGATTTTCTGATTACCCTCTTCTTAACTTACCTGTTACCATGCAGAGTCTTAGTTGCAGCTTGTTTTAAACCACTCGATACTAGTCAATACTAGTGTGATTTGTTTTACAGTGATGCTtacttggatttttctttgttgaacAACTTGCTTGCTCACCACTGCTGCTCGTATccacttcttccttccccatgtagttgccctctttaaaaaaaaaaatctttaaatttgatTTAGTTAACATAtcgtgtattattagtttcaggggtagaatggAGTGATTTGCCAATTGCATAtaataccctgtgctcatcacatcacatgccctccttaaggcccatcacccacttaccacATACCCCCACTCACgttctctccagcaaccctcagtttcctagAGTTAAGGGTCTCTTAAGTTTGCCACCCttcctgtttttatcttatttttccttgccttcccctatgttcatctgttttgtttctcaagttccacatatgaatgaaatcatatatttgtctttctctgactcatttatttcatttagcgtgataccctctagctccatccctgtcattgcaaatggcaagatttcattctttttgatgaccaagtaatattcctctgtgtgtgtgtgtgtgtgtgtgtgtgtgtaccacctcttctttttttttttttttttcttttttaatttcagttgatTAACATagaatgtgttatttgtttcaggggtacaggtctgtgattcatcagtcttacacaacacccagcacccattacaacacataccctccccgatgcctatcacccagttttaccccattccccaacccctccccgctccagcaaccctcagtttgtttcctaagattaaaagtctcttatggtttgtctcctttctgtaccacctcttctttgtccactcatctgccaatggacatctggactctttccatagttgggcaaTTGTGGGCAtggttgctataaacattggggtgcacgtgccccttggatcactatgtttgcatcctttggataaatacctagtagtgcagttgctgggtcatagggtaccttCATATTGTTTTTAAGGAACaggaggaaactccatactgttttcctgagtggctgcatGAGTTAATTATCATCTTTTTTGAGACCTCATTGAGTAGGTCTGGGAGTAGTGAACTTACTTGGGCTTTGCCTGGAAATATCTTTTGTTTTACTCATCCCTTCATCATAGTTTAGCTGTGTATAATTCTACATAGAGAGGTAGTTTCCCTCAAAACTTTGAGGATgacattctcttctcttttttgacGTTGCTGTCAAAACCTTCAGTCTGGTTATTGTTCCTTTTTTGGAaatctgtgtttcctctctggttTATTTTAAGATGAACTCTTTGTTTTTGCTTCCACCATTTCACTATGGCATGTTCAGgtgtacatttgtttttatttatctgttcaggACGTAGGTTTTCTGGATGTGAGGATCTATGTCCTTGATGGTTTCTAGAAGCTCTTGGTTATTGCTCTGTGTATTGACTCCATTGCTTCTAGTCCTTTACTGTGAATAGACGCGTGTTGGATCTGCTCGTTGTGTCCTCCATACCTCTCAGgttctctttcatattttgtttgtctctctgcTGGGTACTGGGCAGTTTCTTCACAGCATAATTCCATTTTACTGATCCTTATTTCAGCTggtttattctgctttttaacCCTTTGTTCAGTCTAGAAGGGGCATTTGGTTCTTTCTATTTCTCCTAATACTTCTTCTCATGGTTCTGgttcctatttttgtttatttgacttttATCGATCTGATTTCACAATTGTTTAGATTGTTATTCTTTTGATTCAGGTTCTTGCCTGTGCTGGTCTGTcgtcattttatttccttctgctcaCTCTAATGGGATTGTGTATTGtctgttttgtaattttaaagatgttatttattgggttgcctgcgtggctcagttggttaagcatctgccatcagctcaggtcatgatcccagggtcctggatggagtcccacatcaggctccttgctcagcagggagcctgcttctctctgcctccttgtgctctttctattcctctctctgacaaataaataatttttttaaaaaaagatgttatttagttgacagagagatagagagccaGAGAGTACAaccagagggaatggcagagaaagaggaaaaatgttttgtaattttagatGGGGAGATgtcttcagggtcttttttttctgaaaggatTCCATGTGAAGAAAATTGACAGTGTCCCAAGGGGATAGTTTTGCATTTGTGTCTGCCATTTGCCCAGGACTGTCACCAGCCTGGGATTTTAGACAAGTTTCTTGACTAGGCAGTACTCACCAAGTGAATTCAAACTCTGTGTGAGTGAGAGGTACAGCCTTGGGGTTTTGGGTTCTCACAGGAGACTTCTTTTATCCCTTTTGCATTTCCTTCCATCAGTGGTAGGGGGAGGAGGAGTTCCTGGTAGGTGGGTTTGGAATTCTGGAGTCTCCTCACCTCACCCTGTCCCTGGAGCTTTTTATTGAGGTACAACCCTTGGAGGGTCCTAGCCTCCATTCAGCAGGCTCCGTGACAGCACTCCTTTCTTGAGCCCAGGCCCTGTCTCCTATCCATGAGTTTGTGTTAAAACCCAAGgtcattgggcacctgggtggctcagtgggataggcgtctgccttcggttcaggtcatgatcccaggatcctaggatggagccccacatcaggctctctgctcagtggggagcctgcttctccctctgcctgcctctctctctagcaaataagtaagtaattttTAGGCAAACGAACTCCAGGCCAGAGCTGTTTTCAGGCCCATCCCCCCTCAGCTGCGCTCGGCCCCTGCACACACTGCACCTTCATTTCTGGTGCACGGGACCCCTTCCTTCTGTCTTACTATGCAGCCATGCAATGAAAACATTGGAGCACATTTTATCCAACATTTAAAGGTGTTGCTGGTtgcagagtttcagttttcaCTTATCTCCTTCCCGTCTTAGCTCAGAATTCTAAATTCCTCTCCCGAAGCCTCCTTCGTTCCCTCCTCTGTGAAGTCAGGACATCTCCATTGTGGGACTGTCAGGAGGGGCTCAATGGATAAAGCCCAAAAAATGCTTGGCCTAGGGCGTGGCACATAGTAGGCTATCAGTAAATAGGAGTATCATCATCAATACTCCAGAAAATTTGATAAGTTTGCAGAagtgtaaggaaaaaaatattgtacTGTGCACTGAAAATTGTAGTTCACACTTAAGAGAAATCTAACTTATTCGCACATACATCCACACTGCTGGTACTGTACATACCACCTAGTGTCTGCTTTTCCCATTTGGTCAGTGTCTTATTTGGGtgagctgctctaacaaaatatcacagagtgaggggcttaaacaacagacatttattttgtcCCAGTTTCTGGAGGCTGAAGTCTGAGaccagggtgccagcatggtcagatTTGGGGAAGGACCCTGTTCCTGGCTTGCCGGTGGCTGCCTGCTATCTGAACTCCCATagcagagagacagtgacagagggaatGCTCTGGTCTCCTTTACAAGGACACTCATCCCATCCTGAGGGCTCAgctctcatgacctcatttaatcctaattATCTCTCGAAGGCCCCACCTGCAGATACCCTCACACTGGAGGTTAGGGCTTCACATAAGAATTTGGGGGATACTCAGTAGCAGGCAGGATTCTCTATGGAACAGTGGCCCCTCAGTTTGGAAGCCTGTCTGGGATCTTTAACAAGAACGGGTTTATCAGATTCCCATTCTCCTCCGACAGAACCCACCTCAACAGGAAGGGGCTGATGACACAGTGAGGCCCAGTGTGTCTAGTTGGTGTCTGGGGGATCCGTTCTGAGTGTTTCTGTCAGAGACCAGCCGGCAGGCAGCTGCCAGAGCTGAGCCAGCCCAtcttctctgctcctgccctcgTTATCTCTCCCCCTGCAGGTTGTCTTCATGGGATTGGAGCTTTCTCCTCCAGTCACTTTCCAGCTGCGGGCTGGCTCTGGACCTGTGTTCCTCAGTGGCCAGGAACGTTACAGTAAGTCAGATCCTGGACCCCGGGAAAGTCTCAGAGTGCTATGCCTCACACAGGGCCAAGGAGGGAAGAGGCACTCTAGTGCTCGGGGGATTCTGGAATTACTGGCAAAAATCCCCAAAGGCAGCATGATCGCCAGTCATCTGGACTGGAAGTCCTCCTTTACCCGCCGGCGCCTCTGGGCCACAGTCCCCTTGCCTATAGCATGAAGGTGGGGTGTACTTGGTCTCATCTTCAAAGAGCAGTTGGGAGGGATACACGGGATATTCAGGAACAAGTTTGCATGATGCCGAGTACGACCCGCACTTGGAAGGTTAGCTGCCATGAAGCATGGAGCTGGGAGAGAAATATGGGCCCCAGCCAGCCCAGCTCCCTATGAAGGCAGCTGCTGACTCCCTTCATAGCCTCCTTTGTCCAGttgtccctcctccctcagggcaCTGTCCTACCCCAAGCCCCTGGCAGCCTCTGCTTCCTTCAGGATAAGGTCTGCATTCCtgagctgctccctctgcccaccctcgcCCTCCTCTGGCTCCTTCCCAGCCAGAGCCACAGCTGGCAGCTTCCCCTGCCAGCCCTCTGGGCTTCTggacccctcaccccacccaagCCTCCACTTTGTCAGGCCAGAAAGGGTCTTGAGGTGGCAGCAGGTGCCGGCTTCCCCAGGGCAGCTCTGAGAACAAGACCCATGGCACGGAATGGGAGCTAGGTGGAGACCCCGAGCTCCGAGGCCCTGCCCCCTTTCCATGCAGACCTACcctgggaagaagaggaggaggaggaggaggaagaagaggaaggtgaCAGCGAGGAGGTTGatgacgacgacgacgacgatgatgatgatgtagATGTGTCCCTAGAGGAGAACACCCCTGTTAAACAAGTCAAGAGGCCGGCATCCCAGAAGCAGACAAGCATTGCCAAGGTGAGGGAAGGGACCCCCAGAGGCTCCTCAGAAACCCAGCCAGGTCTTTTGCACGGAGTGTGCCTGATTGTGCCGAAGCCTAGGCAGGGCTGCCAGTTGCTCAGCCTGGGTGctccgcccaggtgccccacgggCATCCGCTCTGACCCTGGGCCCCACCCTAACTGGCCCAACACCACTGTTTGGTTCCcagaaaaaaaaggtggaaaaagaagaggaggcagTGAGGTAACTTTTTCCATCTATTAACTTGGCCAAAATCTTGTAGCAGGGGTGCATGGGGCCAGAAAGGGCCTGGCCTGTGTACACACGGGTACGAGTCCCCTGCCGGCTGCCACACCTCCTGGAAAAGCATGAAAGTATTCTTACCTTCTGATCAAATTCCACTATGGCGATTCCTTCCCAAAGATCCATCCAAAATATGGGATTTTGTAAAATGATAGGCACCGAGATAGGCATTATTTAAGTAGTAGTAAAAATGGAAGCATTCTAAATGTTAACCAATGTACTAGCGAATTAAGCTATGTCACATTTTCCCAATGGAATGTGACCTAATGTCTATGAAGAATATAGCATACTGGGAAGtgtttatagaattaaaaaagatAGGATAGTAAGCCACTTTCATGTTATTTCACatgtttttagaagaaaacaaagcaaaaagcccAAAAGGAAACACACCAAAATGTTAATACTGGtagggaaataaaataagtaacttaATCTCTATTTGCTATATTTTGTGGCACTTAGTTAAACATTACTTTTATGATGAAAAGGACCTATTTgtgattgaaaaaagaaagcagatggaCGCCTGAGAAGAACAAGACATGTTATTTAGAATAAGAGCAAGTCAGAGTGGTCCCCGGCAGGTGACAGGTGGAGAGGTGAATTCTGCAGCCCCCAACTCTCCCAGTGGGCACGAAGAGGGTCTGTGCTACTGGTGTCAGGCTGAAcactctctccttcccacccactccctcctccctgctccacccccacccaATTCCAGATCCAGTCTTAAAGACGAGAGTCCTGTGAAAAAGGTGAGTATCagaagaaggggtggggggcgagACGAGCAGATGGAGGGAGTGGGACATGGgcaccctcccttctctctgtagGCCAAACCCACATTCAAACCTAAAAAGCCCGGATCCAAGAAATGAGGGGCCAGGAGGGTCCTGGCTGCAGTGACCGAGGGAGAGCCAGCTAGAGCACCGTGCAGGCTGGCCTTCCTTCCTTGGCACGTTCTGCAGgttccccccaccaccagcctctCTCCATCTGAGTCTGAATGGGATGGAGCTATTAGGAGCGACACAAGAGACCCTCAGCCCAACGCAATTTTCAGCAGGACCTGGAGGGAAACTCCAGCTTCTGGGCTACAATAAAGTTTGCTTTGCCAGGACCTTGTTTCTGCCATCTGTTCGCAGAGGCCTGCCTTCTTGATGCAGTGAGCCCGTGTGCCCGGCAGAGGGCGACCATGTGCCAGCTGGGTACTGCGcagctcttctctccctctcttgtcctctaactcccacctccccccagttTTGTTGTGGGGGGAACCAAGTATCTCAACCCCTTACCCAGTTTCAGCTCTCTGCCTCCGGCCTGAGGGAGCTCCAGCTGGTGTGGGTCTTCCTGTGTCCACACTCCCTTGTGGCTGGCCAGTTTTCCAGGTACCAAACCAAAGGGCGAGAGCCGCCCACCCTGCCAGGAAGGGCCTTGTCCCCCGTCAGACTAGCCTGAGGATTTCTCCTGGCCCTGATCACATCTGTCAGTTGTCAAATACACAGGACATCTGGTGGAACCCAGGAGGGGGGATGCTAGCCATGCACTCCCAGGCTTGCCTCCTGCTCAGGGTGGGCTCCTGCTCATTTGTGTGATTTGTGTGAAGCTCTGTGTCAGGCGAGAGCCCAGAGGCCTGGACCTCCAAGGAGACCCTTCCAGGCGGGGCACGTGAGTGAGGCAGGCTGTAGAGGGTCTCTCACAGGGGTGGATGGGTGAACACTCTTAACCCCCGTGTGAGGAGGCTTCCCCCAGGACAGCTCCCGGAACCACGGAACAGGGTTCCCCAAAGTGTTTGGAATAGCAAGGGGGTGAATGACCCGAAGCCTGGGTCACCCATCGTGACACACAGATGGCCCCCTACTTGGGCTTAATGCTCTCAGGCCCTCTGACTTCTCCCTGGCCCTCCCCTACACCCCTACCAACCAAACCTAAAGTGGGCCAATGGGGAGATGGTCCTGCCTCTCTCCAGGATCCTGAGGCAGGGCCCCGGAAGGTGAGAGGCTGGCACGGGAAGGTCAGCAATCAGGCTTGCGTGTCCAtattcagcctcagtttctctcaaaGCCAGAAGAGATGGAGGAGGTTAGGGCTAGCCTTCTTGCTTTTTGCTGTCTACATCCCCTGGGAAAGATGTGGGCATCACCCCACCCTTTAACAAATGAGAATGAGCCACTGACCTCGGGTTACCTGGACAGTGCTAAGGGACATCAGTTCACATCTGGCCCCAGGATGGTGGGCTGCAGGCATTTTCCATGGCTTCATGCCACAGTGACACAGGACAGAGGAGACAAATTCTTCACCTTTAAGTCCCCTCCAGTCTCGTGGAAACAAAAGTCGATGACAAAATGTCAGTTACTGTCCAGTGCTTTGGAGGAAGTGAAACAGGCCAATTTCCGGGCTGGAGAAGTACTATTAGGAGACGAGAGGAAGTCCCtcaaaggagaagagagacaagaaGGGGTTGGCAGGTGCCAGGAGTTGCTGGCAGAAGGACATTCCCAGAAGCAGGGGCCAAGAATGCAAAGGGCCTGCAGCAGAGCAAGCTTGGAGGTCTGAACAAAGAGAAGGCTGCCGTGATTGCAGGAAGAAGGTGCTGGGCGCTGTTAAGCCCTGTTTCTCAGACCTGGaagatgaggcccagagaggtgaaacAACTGGCCCCCAAGGCCCCAGAGCTAGAGGAGGGGCCAGGGTTCCCGCCAGGTCGTCTGGCCCCAGAGCTCTCTAACCActctggcagagagggagagagcacacagcagCCCAAGTGCTAGGATGTCTCCTGAACTGAAAGCAGTCGTTGGAATGAAGTCTGTTAGTTGGGATGGGCAGCCCCAGCCACTTCTAGCCCAGCGGGGGTTCGCACAGGTACTTCTTCCCTCCACCTCGCCCCTGGCAAATTCCCCAGCAGCCTGGCTCCACCCTGAGTCTGCACGGAAGGGCAGGCGACAGCTACACGGACAGCTACTCCAGCCGATTTGATCTCCCGGTGCTGGCCTGCAGTAGGAATGGAGCAGCAAAGATGGAGGGCTCCCCGTCTTGGAAGGGTCCATTTGCCTTTTGCcctgctccagctccagccctTCTGTTTTTCAACAGGAAAAGGGTGAGCTGGGGTCGAAGCAGGTGGTGACAAGTGGCAGGTCTGCAGGTGGGCTCTGCGGGCTCTGTGTCTGCACCAGCTGGGCTGTTAGAAGGAGCAGGCGTGAGACACCTCAGTTGGGGGGTGTTGAACTTGGCACTAGGGGGTGGGGATTAACCAATGCAGCCGGGGCTACTTCTCACTTCCCTTATCAcctcctgccacctccccc of Mustela nigripes isolate SB6536 chromosome 1, MUSNIG.SB6536, whole genome shotgun sequence contains these proteins:
- the NPM2 gene encoding nucleoplasmin-2 isoform X2 gives rise to the protein MRARDAGRASAHRGRPFRTAAGTPAPATGGMNLSSTSSAAERVSRVMLWGCELNQEKRTCTVKAQKEGKQDCKLLLSTICLGEKAKEEMNLVEILPPACQEDKKTKPITIASLQASVLPMVVFMGLELSPPVTFQLRAGSGPVFLSGQERYNLPWEEEEEEEEEEEEGDSEEVDDDDDDDDDDVDVSLEENTPVKQVKRPASQKQTSIAKKKKVEKEEEAVRSSLKDESPVKKAKPTFKPKKPGSKK